GTATTATTGGTGATATTCAGTCTATCACTGTAAAATGAAAGTTCTTTTTCACTTTTAAAATGTACTTCTAGCAGCTTCTGAAATTCTGCAGCATTTTTGTTAGGCAGTTTATCGTGAGAAAACCTACTGCTCTCAGTACTGCTTTTCTGTTTGCTTCCAATGGCAAGGATAAGCTGTATATAAGTTTTGATAATGGATTCTGAAAACTGATGTTTTTCAGATTCTTCTTTTTTGATGTGATTAAAAAGCTCGAGAATATAGTTATAGTTTTCTTCTGACAGCTCAACACCCGGATTCAGGTAAATATTATTGAAAAGAAGCCCGTTGCAGGCCACTTCTTCTTTATGATATTCGATACAATAATAGTCACCATGGAAGAAAAGCATATGGATATTTTCATTAGATTCCGAAGCCAGTTTCAGTTTTTGATAAGGAGAAAGAAACAGTATGTTGTATCCACTGTAAGAATAATTAATATCATCCACAGAGAAAACACCGGAACCTTTCCATAGAATAACACTATAGTTTTCAGTGGTGAATTCTGATGGAAAATCTGAAGTAGGATAAGACTGTATTTTTATTTCCATGGTTAATTCCTTTTAAGCACCAATAACTCTAATGATTCACAAATAACACTGTCTATCTAATACTCTTTTGAATATGTTTTTTTCTCTGTCAGATATTCATTTTTGCTTCCATTACCAGTTCTGAAAAGGGTTTTAAGGGTATTTTTCTGCTTAGGTTTTGAGGGATCGGGAAGAAAGCACTGGAAATGTAAATGGGGACCATTTGTCCAGCCTGTGTTACCGCTCAATCCTATTAAATCACCTTTTTTAACCTCATCTCCTATTTTAACTTTAACTCCATTTTGCTTCAGGTGAAAATACTGTGCAATGGTTCCATCCGAATGTAAAATTGAAATATAATTAGCCTGATTAGCACAACTTGCTGTAGGGCATCCTGTATTATTATTCTGAACAGCATCAATCACTTTGCCTTCTCTTGCTGCTGTGATTTCTGTTCCTTCAGGCATTACGAAATCTAAAGAGTTTTCATTCTGGTGAGAAAATATTCCATTGTACCCCTGATAAACATTGAAGGATTTCCCTTTTTGAAAAGGAAGGTCATATATATAGTCAGCATCATAGGTCTTTATCGTTGCATCTCCAGCCAATGTATAATAAGCAGGCATTTTCTTAATTTTCCAACCTTTTTTATTATCATTGACAACAAAATAAGCAATTCTGTTTTTCATTGATTTAGGAGGCAGCACTCTGATCATTTTAAATGCTTCCGGACTTTTCAAATTTTCTGTTTCCGGCTGTTCAGAGAAAGTTATTGAAATGGGATAGATTTCAATATTATCAGCATAGTAAGTGATAATATCTTTCGTATGTTCATAATACATTTTTGCGCTCTTCTGAGAGAAAGCCCATAGAGAGCAGATAAGTGATCCGAGAATTGTTATTTTTTTCATGTTTATTAAAATGTTTTTTCTTACTATACTTTTGCCTTGACGCTCCTAATACCTAAGTCGATTCTACAGAATTACAGCTATAAGCGGAATGCAGAATTACAAAAAAAGCCGGAAAAATTCCAGCTTTCTTTTATTTATATACGTTAATGTTATAATCCGATTACCGGCATTGACAGCATTAAGATATTTTCGTTTTCTTCAAGACCGTCAAGAGGTTCAATGATCCCTGGTCTGTTAGGTTGGGACATTTTCATGGTGATATCGTCAGATCCTAAGATCGTCAGCATTTCAGTTAAAAATTTAGAACTGAATCCGATATTGATATCTTCTCCATTGTAGTCACAAGGAATCTGCATATCTGCTTTATTTGCATATTCAGTATCTTCTGCATGAAGGTGAAGAATATTTCCGGAAAGCTTGAATCTTACCTGATTGGTAGATTTATTAGACATGATAGATGCTCTTTTGATAGCTCCTAACAGAAGATTTCTGTTGATTGTCAATACATTTGGATTTTCCTTTGGAATTACCGCTGTATAGTTTGGATATTTTCCATCAATCAGTCTACAGATCCAGATATGCTTACCAAAAGTAAACTTGGCCATATTCTCATTGAAATCGATAGTAACGTCTTCATTGGAACTTGCCAGGATATTTTTGAAAATGTTCAGAGGCTTTTTAGGCATGATAAACTCCATCGGTTCAGCATTCATAAGGTCTGCTCTTTTGTACACCACCAATCTGTGGGAGTCTGTAGAAACGAAATTGGTTTCGTTTTCTCCAAACTGGAAAAGAACCCCTGTCATTACTGGGCGAAGGGAATCATTACTTGTAGCGAATAGTGTGTTTGTCAAAGCTTCAGACAGAACTCCTGCCGGCATCGTAACACTTTGTGAAGCGTCGAATTCCGGTAATTCGGGATAGTCATCAGCATTGTCTAATGCTACTGCGAAATTATCTTTTTCATCTAAAATCTCAAGCTGGCTTCCAGTACCTTCGGCATTGTCTTTTACAACAAATGTCAGAGGCTGTTCACCATATGTCTTGATAAAATCCTGAAAAATTTTAGCAGGAACAGCAAATTTACCTGTATCATCAGACTTTACTTCCAGAGAAGTAACAAGAGTTGTCTCTCCGTCAGATGCTGTAATGGTAACATTATTTCCGTCTAATTCAAAAAGATAGTTTTCTAAAATCGGTCTCGATTGAGAGCTTGATATTACGCCACTTACAGTTTGCAAAGCCTTCTGCAGTTCACCACTTGAAATAATAAATTTCATAGATTTATAAAATAAGTTTCTACAAATATAATAAATAGATACAATAAAGAAAAGAATAATATGGAGGAGTTTTTAACAAAGAGCCTTAATTTGTTTTGAGCCTTGATATTATGCTTAAATTTCTTTTGATCCTGAAATTTTCTTCAAAACATTCACTTTATTTCCATTTGTATTTATTCTTTTTTTCTTCAAAACTTATTAAAACATTAGTATTGGAAGCAAAAGAGGATAAATATTAATCATTTTCTTTTATAATATCCTATTTCAAATATAAAAGATAATTTACAACAATCAAAATACAAAGGCTATCTTTGTCTTAAAAGTTCAGAATCATGCAAAAATCTCCCATTCATAAAAGTTTTCTCAATGCATTCCGGGGTGTTTTCATGATGATAAAAACGGAAAGGAATTTCCAGATTGAACTTTTGGCATTTTTTGTCAACCTCTTCTTCATTTTCTATTTCCGTCTTAATAGTACGGATGCTGCTTTGGTCCTGATTGCTTCTTTTGCAGTTCTGACAGCCGAAATTTTCAATACTGCCATTGAAAAGATCTGTGATATCATTCAACCTGATTTCGACAAAAGAATCGGGTTTATTAAAGATATTGCTGCAGGAGCTGTTTTTTTAACAGCTATTGCCTCGGTGATTATTGGGATTCTGGTGTATGGAAAATATGTTGTAAGATTGATGAAGACTATAAAACTGTTGTTCCTGTAGGTTCTGACCACCCCGTCAAAAAATCAAAGAATTTTTGCCACCCCTCCGAGGGAGGGGAATTTCACGTCTTCAGTTCAAAAGTCTGTGAAGGCAAGTTTTTTTTCATCTTATTTGACGGCAATTAAGATATCGACTTCGGCATCTGAAGGATTTTGTGCTTTTTCTCCATAGACTTCAAAATCGGCTGTAAACACTCTTCCCAGATCCATTTCCCAGATTTTCAACCATTCATTGATGATCAACCCTTTTGAAAGGTCTCCTTTTGTGGTAAATTTCACATAATCTCCACCGTCAAAAGAATAACCTATCATTCCTTCTGGAATATTGTCAAGGTTTTCCACTTTACATCCAAGAACTGTAGTATAAGGCTTTGTATGGTCTTTTTCGTAATCCGTATAGATTGAATAAATAGTGTTGTCTATCTTATTTGGAATCGAATTAATAATATTTTCATTCATCATTTTTTCCCATAAAACCGGAATATCTTTTCCTGCCTGTCCATTTTCATTGGTTGTTCTTACTGAAATACCGATTACCTTAAAAGGTTCTACTTTCATGTTATTCATTTCTTGATTTTTGTTATGTGGCAAAGATAAAGACAGGTTGTGACAAGGGTATGTCAGGAGTTTTTTAATTGGTTTAAATATCTTTTTTAAATAAACGGACTAAATCCCGTTCCTATTAATTGTATTTTGTCTTGTAAATTTGAATAGTAAAATAATATTTTTTGAGATTGCTTCGCTTTGCTCGCAATGACTATTTTCCAACATAAATAAATCCTTTCTTTCCGGATTTAAAAACAGTTTCAATTCTTTTATAGTCATCCACTTCATATTCATCTGCCTGAAGGATTTCCGCTTCTGTCACTTCAAAAAGCACTCCTTCTATCAGGTCTTCATCATTTCCTGAAAACTCTAGCACAG
The window above is part of the Chryseobacterium sp. MA9 genome. Proteins encoded here:
- a CDS encoding AraC family transcriptional regulator; protein product: MEIKIQSYPTSDFPSEFTTENYSVILWKGSGVFSVDDINYSYSGYNILFLSPYQKLKLASESNENIHMLFFHGDYYCIEYHKEEVACNGLLFNNIYLNPGVELSEENYNYILELFNHIKKEESEKHQFSESIIKTYIQLILAIGSKQKSSTESSRFSHDKLPNKNAAEFQKLLEVHFKSEKELSFYSDRLNITNNTLSKAVKKEFSKTPTQLINERIILESKKLLHLTYRSIKEIASELGFTDEFYFSRYFKKSVGCSPKKYREQVGISVVAKMSM
- a CDS encoding M23 family metallopeptidase, with product MKKITILGSLICSLWAFSQKSAKMYYEHTKDIITYYADNIEIYPISITFSEQPETENLKSPEAFKMIRVLPPKSMKNRIAYFVVNDNKKGWKIKKMPAYYTLAGDATIKTYDADYIYDLPFQKGKSFNVYQGYNGIFSHQNENSLDFVMPEGTEITAAREGKVIDAVQNNNTGCPTASCANQANYISILHSDGTIAQYFHLKQNGVKVKIGDEVKKGDLIGLSGNTGWTNGPHLHFQCFLPDPSKPKQKNTLKTLFRTGNGSKNEYLTEKKTYSKEY
- the dnaN gene encoding DNA polymerase III subunit beta; this translates as MKFIISSGELQKALQTVSGVISSSQSRPILENYLFELDGNNVTITASDGETTLVTSLEVKSDDTGKFAVPAKIFQDFIKTYGEQPLTFVVKDNAEGTGSQLEILDEKDNFAVALDNADDYPELPEFDASQSVTMPAGVLSEALTNTLFATSNDSLRPVMTGVLFQFGENETNFVSTDSHRLVVYKRADLMNAEPMEFIMPKKPLNIFKNILASSNEDVTIDFNENMAKFTFGKHIWICRLIDGKYPNYTAVIPKENPNVLTINRNLLLGAIKRASIMSNKSTNQVRFKLSGNILHLHAEDTEYANKADMQIPCDYNGEDINIGFSSKFLTEMLTILGSDDITMKMSQPNRPGIIEPLDGLEENENILMLSMPVIGL
- a CDS encoding diacylglycerol kinase family protein, translated to MQKSPIHKSFLNAFRGVFMMIKTERNFQIELLAFFVNLFFIFYFRLNSTDAALVLIASFAVLTAEIFNTAIEKICDIIQPDFDKRIGFIKDIAAGAVFLTAIASVIIGILVYGKYVVRLMKTIKLLFL
- a CDS encoding GyrI-like domain-containing protein; the protein is MNNMKVEPFKVIGISVRTTNENGQAGKDIPVLWEKMMNENIINSIPNKIDNTIYSIYTDYEKDHTKPYTTVLGCKVENLDNIPEGMIGYSFDGGDYVKFTTKGDLSKGLIINEWLKIWEMDLGRVFTADFEVYGEKAQNPSDAEVDILIAVK
- a CDS encoding gamma-glutamylcyclotransferase family protein, which translates into the protein MTHLFSYGTLQKEQVQLETFGRILQGEKDVLSGYKLNSIEITDPEVLRKSGQKYHPVLEFSGNDEDLIEGVLFEVTEAEILQADEYEVDDYKRIETVFKSGKKGFIYVGK